From the Cohaesibacter sp. ES.047 genome, one window contains:
- a CDS encoding RsmB/NOP family class I SAM-dependent RNA methyltransferase, translating into MTEKNSNAPKKSGMAARAGALRLIHAVLSDNALLDDAYRDEISNGPLRKLTGSDRAFSKRIAITVLQHLGEIDTLLARFMDRGMPKKSGPLRNILRIGVAELIYLETPPHAVVDCAVSHYRTWRKYAGFKGLTNAILRRVANEGKEELTSIDPARANLPDWLYRAWCNSYGLDVTNAMMAEFLKPQIPLDLTLNPTADKAHWAAELGAVETPTGSLRLIEHERVDRLPGFEEGVWWVQDAAATVPVTLLGDVKDKEVLDLCAAPGGKSLQMAANGAHVTAVDISAKRLERVSENLERTGLTAELVTGDVFKHDFGRQWPLVLLDAPCSATGTVRRHPELIHQRFAEDIAHFSKLQTRMLDRVAGLVEPGGMMVFCTCSLQPEEGPDLIADFLMSNPEFGIEPVKPGEFEGLDPFIQLDGSIRTRPDIWAESGGLDGFFAIRLKRMG; encoded by the coding sequence ATGACAGAGAAAAATTCGAATGCCCCCAAAAAAAGCGGCATGGCGGCCCGTGCCGGGGCGCTTCGTCTCATTCACGCGGTCCTGAGCGACAACGCCTTGCTCGACGACGCTTATCGCGATGAAATCTCCAACGGCCCCTTGCGCAAGCTCACCGGCAGCGATCGTGCCTTTTCCAAGCGTATCGCGATTACCGTGCTGCAGCACCTTGGCGAAATCGACACGCTTTTGGCGCGCTTCATGGACCGAGGCATGCCGAAAAAATCAGGCCCCTTGCGCAACATCCTGCGCATCGGTGTCGCCGAGCTGATATATCTGGAAACCCCGCCTCACGCCGTTGTCGACTGTGCTGTGTCCCACTATCGCACATGGCGCAAATATGCCGGCTTCAAGGGCCTGACCAATGCCATTCTGCGCCGGGTTGCAAACGAGGGCAAAGAAGAGCTTACGAGCATCGATCCCGCCCGTGCCAATCTGCCCGATTGGCTCTATCGCGCCTGGTGCAACAGCTATGGTCTTGACGTCACCAACGCCATGATGGCTGAGTTTCTCAAGCCCCAGATCCCGCTTGATCTGACGCTCAACCCCACCGCCGACAAGGCCCACTGGGCCGCAGAGCTAGGCGCAGTGGAAACACCGACCGGATCCTTGCGCCTCATCGAGCACGAACGGGTTGATCGCCTGCCCGGCTTTGAAGAAGGTGTCTGGTGGGTTCAGGATGCCGCTGCGACTGTCCCCGTCACCCTGTTGGGTGATGTCAAAGACAAAGAGGTTCTGGATCTGTGCGCCGCTCCGGGTGGCAAGAGCTTGCAGATGGCAGCCAACGGTGCCCACGTCACCGCCGTCGACATATCCGCCAAGCGCCTTGAACGGGTGAGCGAGAACCTTGAGCGCACCGGCCTTACGGCCGAGCTTGTGACCGGAGATGTCTTCAAGCATGACTTTGGCCGTCAATGGCCGCTCGTTCTGCTGGATGCCCCTTGCTCGGCGACCGGCACCGTGCGCCGTCACCCCGAACTCATCCACCAGCGCTTTGCCGAGGACATCGCCCACTTTTCAAAACTGCAGACAAGAATGCTTGATCGGGTCGCCGGTCTAGTCGAGCCGGGCGGCATGATGGTCTTTTGCACCTGCTCACTCCAGCCTGAAGAAGGCCCCGACCTCATTGCCGACTTCCTGATGAGCAACCCCGAATTTGGCATCGAGCCGGTCAAACCGGGTGAATTTGAGGGCCTTGATCCCTTCATCCAGCTGGATGGCTCCATCCGCACCCGCCCCGATATCTGGGCCGAAAGCGGAGGCCTTGATGGCTTCTTTGCGATCCGCCTTAAACGCATGGGCTAG
- the xth gene encoding exodeoxyribonuclease III, with amino-acid sequence MPITIATWNINSIRPRMHHVDQFFADRAPDILCLQETKVMNDKFPGAALKKMGYVHQAINGQKSYHGVATLSRLPLINVEMREFCEKGDARHLEVTVETDAGPLRIHNFYVPAGGDIPDPAVNDKFQHKLDFLNEMKAWLTGDETKGSSILVGDLNIAPHENDVWNHKQLIKVVSHTPRECALLNEVQAAGPWQDVVRNHIPVDHPLFSWWSYRSPNWDAADKGRRLDHIWATDAIADKVDHIEVYRTARGWEKPSDHAPIIARLNVNPVHS; translated from the coding sequence GTGCCGATCACCATTGCCACCTGGAACATCAACTCCATCCGCCCCCGCATGCATCATGTCGACCAGTTTTTTGCGGATCGGGCGCCCGACATTCTTTGCCTGCAGGAAACCAAGGTCATGAATGACAAGTTCCCCGGTGCGGCACTCAAGAAGATGGGATATGTCCATCAAGCCATCAATGGACAGAAGAGCTACCACGGCGTGGCCACCCTTTCGCGCCTGCCGCTGATCAATGTCGAGATGCGGGAATTCTGTGAAAAAGGCGATGCCCGTCACCTCGAGGTGACCGTTGAAACCGACGCCGGCCCTTTGCGCATCCACAATTTCTATGTCCCTGCGGGCGGCGACATTCCTGATCCGGCCGTCAACGACAAATTCCAGCACAAGCTTGATTTCCTCAATGAAATGAAAGCCTGGCTGACCGGAGATGAAACCAAGGGGTCTTCCATTCTGGTTGGCGATCTCAACATCGCCCCGCATGAGAATGACGTCTGGAACCACAAGCAGCTCATCAAGGTTGTTAGCCACACGCCCCGCGAGTGCGCGCTTCTCAATGAAGTACAGGCCGCCGGTCCCTGGCAGGACGTGGTGCGCAACCACATTCCTGTCGATCACCCCCTGTTCAGCTGGTGGAGCTATCGCTCGCCCAACTGGGACGCTGCGGACAAGGGACGGCGGCTGGACCATATCTGGGCCACAGATGCCATCGCCGACAAGGTCGACCATATCGAGGTCTATCGCACCGCTCGCGGATGGGAAAAACCCTCCGACCACGCGCCAATCATTGCGCGCCTCAATGTGAACCCGGTGCATAGTTAA
- a CDS encoding outer-membrane lipoprotein carrier protein LolA, with amino-acid sequence MQTPSRSKALAKSRAEQQARFLPLMLGSLLLVLALLVASAANAMTNDEKKALDKISKDFNTTKTMNGEFIQTAPNGDTLQGYFFIERPGKIRFYYSKPSYTDIISDGKTLSIEDRKLKTQDIYPLSKTPLRVLLSDNLNLSTDSRVKQAVVADDIISVVVEQESLFGDGILTLIFDRETSLLRQWTIIDANNNETTVTVFNVESGRPIKQSLFKIKYDVGPGSRN; translated from the coding sequence ATGCAAACCCCAAGCCGTTCGAAGGCTCTTGCCAAATCCCGCGCTGAGCAACAGGCTCGTTTCCTGCCACTGATGCTTGGCAGTCTTCTGCTTGTACTGGCCCTTCTTGTCGCAAGCGCAGCAAACGCCATGACGAATGACGAAAAAAAAGCGCTCGACAAGATCTCGAAAGACTTCAACACCACCAAGACGATGAATGGCGAATTCATCCAGACCGCCCCCAATGGCGATACCCTGCAGGGCTATTTCTTCATCGAACGGCCTGGCAAGATCCGCTTCTACTATTCCAAGCCGTCCTATACCGACATCATCTCGGATGGGAAGACCCTGTCCATCGAAGACCGCAAACTCAAGACACAGGATATCTATCCCCTGTCCAAGACTCCCTTGCGCGTTCTTCTATCGGACAATCTCAACCTTTCCACGGACAGCCGCGTCAAGCAGGCCGTTGTCGCCGATGACATCATCAGCGTCGTTGTCGAGCAGGAAAGTCTCTTTGGCGATGGCATCCTGACGCTGATTTTCGACCGCGAGACATCCCTGCTCCGTCAGTGGACGATCATTGACGCCAACAACAACGAGACCACGGTTACCGTCTTCAACGTCGAATCCGGGCGCCCAATCAAACAATCCCTGTTCAAGATCAAATATGATGTCGGGCCGGGCAGCAGGAACTAG
- a CDS encoding DNA translocase FtsK produces the protein MTAYDDYGAAPRARHASRRQAKDSALRQALRRNVFAATGLFGLLVCAAVAASLVTWHVGDPSLSNAVDHAPRNILGRPGAILSDLLIQGFGLATAFLLIPPVVWLWRLVRLLPTGITRNRAMAWFGGLGLIAIAFAAVPAPNSWPLPLSLGGMIGDSFLSIVARFNPTFMKGLGAIGVAAVAAIAGLAMLLNASNASLSSLMLKRKRAEVQIHDDADTETADEDWDEEDYEDQQDFDSGADPEGALDRTKGPNTRRSSILSIPLGALGHWLLSRKANKLRRRKPAVADEALNHAPPPIQPKPRKKGLLTSLLGEDDDGLDELANRLEPRLDVASAPSYQQGTGLHNPSSSELGYAGPDDFAPHHPQNAGDDYDTAPVWEVEDDYADAPLLAHGQSKGQPRGQAVGMAPREIDRATQDPQHRAMTNEGAETKPVAAGKNSKRMVRSGQGNVFTRKDPYQLPTLEFLAQPETLGPNAGLTPDQLEHNARLLEGVLSDFGIRGEIIKVRPGPVVTLYELEPAPGIKSSRVIGLADDIARSMSAISARVAVVPGRNAIGIELPNARRETVFLREILASKDFDKSKAKLPICLGKNISGDPVVVDLARMPHVLVAGTTGSGKSVSINTTIMSLLYRHKPDECRLIMIDPKMLELSIYDGIPHLLTPVVTDPAKAVVALKWAVREMEQRYKNMSKMGVRNIDGFNKRVRDSLAKGEHVTRTIQTGFDPETGDPIYEQEELHLEPMPYIVVVVDEMADLMMVAGKDIEGAIQRLAQMARAAGIHLIMATQRPSVDVITGTIKANFPTRMSFQVTSKIDSRTILGEMGAEQLLGMGDMLYMAGGGRIQRVHGAFISDEEVEEIVNHLKRQGTPDYLEAVTEETDDDPVAGASSGGGGGGSDAETLYDKAVDIVIRDRKASTSYIQRRLSIGYNRAATLIEQMENEGVISAANHAGKREVLVPEEGATM, from the coding sequence ATGACCGCATATGACGACTATGGTGCTGCGCCACGCGCACGGCACGCCAGCAGAAGACAGGCCAAGGACAGCGCCTTGCGCCAGGCTCTCAGACGCAATGTCTTTGCGGCCACGGGCCTGTTTGGCCTGTTGGTTTGCGCTGCCGTGGCAGCAAGCCTTGTAACCTGGCACGTCGGCGATCCCAGCCTGTCCAATGCGGTGGATCACGCGCCGCGCAACATTCTGGGCCGTCCCGGAGCGATTCTGTCCGACCTGCTCATTCAGGGGTTCGGTCTTGCCACCGCCTTCCTGCTCATTCCGCCCGTGGTCTGGCTGTGGCGTCTTGTGCGCTTGCTGCCAACTGGTATCACCAGAAACCGGGCCATGGCATGGTTTGGTGGGCTCGGCCTGATCGCCATCGCCTTTGCTGCCGTTCCCGCACCCAACAGCTGGCCCCTGCCGCTCAGTCTGGGTGGGATGATCGGTGACAGTTTCCTGTCCATTGTGGCTCGTTTCAATCCGACATTCATGAAAGGCCTCGGTGCCATTGGTGTTGCTGCCGTGGCTGCAATCGCAGGCCTTGCGATGCTGCTCAATGCATCCAATGCCAGCCTTTCAAGCCTCATGCTGAAGCGCAAACGCGCCGAGGTGCAGATCCACGATGATGCGGACACCGAGACCGCAGACGAGGATTGGGACGAAGAGGATTATGAGGACCAACAGGACTTCGACAGCGGAGCCGACCCCGAAGGGGCGCTTGATCGCACCAAGGGTCCAAACACCCGGCGCTCCTCAATCCTGTCAATTCCGCTTGGCGCTCTTGGCCACTGGTTGCTGTCGCGCAAAGCCAACAAGCTGCGCCGCCGCAAGCCCGCAGTTGCAGATGAGGCGCTCAACCATGCGCCGCCACCGATCCAGCCCAAACCGCGCAAGAAGGGACTTCTGACCAGCCTGCTCGGCGAAGATGACGACGGCCTCGATGAATTGGCCAATCGCCTTGAACCGCGCTTGGACGTTGCTAGTGCGCCCTCCTATCAGCAGGGCACAGGACTGCACAACCCCAGCTCAAGCGAGCTTGGCTACGCCGGGCCGGATGACTTTGCACCGCACCATCCGCAGAACGCAGGCGATGACTATGACACAGCACCGGTCTGGGAGGTCGAGGACGATTACGCGGATGCGCCATTGCTGGCGCACGGCCAATCCAAAGGCCAACCGCGCGGTCAGGCTGTCGGCATGGCCCCGCGCGAGATCGATCGTGCCACACAGGATCCGCAGCACCGCGCCATGACCAATGAAGGCGCGGAGACCAAACCCGTTGCCGCTGGCAAGAATTCCAAGCGCATGGTGCGCTCCGGTCAGGGCAATGTCTTCACCCGCAAAGATCCCTATCAGCTTCCGACCCTCGAATTCCTCGCCCAGCCCGAAACGCTCGGCCCGAATGCGGGTCTGACGCCCGATCAACTCGAACACAACGCCCGCCTGCTAGAAGGGGTGCTGTCCGACTTCGGTATCCGCGGCGAAATCATCAAGGTGCGCCCCGGCCCTGTGGTAACGCTTTATGAGCTTGAACCGGCACCGGGGATCAAATCCTCGCGCGTCATCGGCCTTGCCGACGACATCGCCCGATCCATGAGTGCCATCTCGGCCCGTGTGGCGGTGGTTCCGGGCCGCAACGCCATCGGTATCGAGCTGCCCAACGCCCGCCGCGAGACGGTCTTCCTACGCGAGATCCTGGCCTCCAAGGACTTCGACAAGTCCAAGGCCAAGCTACCGATTTGTCTGGGCAAGAACATTTCCGGCGACCCGGTGGTGGTCGACCTTGCGCGCATGCCGCACGTGCTCGTGGCCGGGACCACTGGTTCGGGTAAGTCCGTGTCCATCAACACCACGATCATGTCCCTGCTCTATCGTCACAAGCCGGACGAGTGCCGCCTGATCATGATCGACCCGAAAATGCTCGAGCTGTCCATCTATGATGGCATCCCGCATTTGCTGACCCCTGTGGTGACCGACCCGGCCAAGGCGGTGGTGGCCCTCAAATGGGCCGTCCGGGAGATGGAACAGCGCTACAAGAACATGTCCAAGATGGGCGTGCGCAACATCGACGGTTTCAACAAGCGCGTGCGGGATTCTCTAGCCAAGGGCGAGCATGTCACCCGCACGATCCAGACCGGCTTTGATCCCGAAACCGGCGATCCGATCTACGAGCAGGAAGAGCTCCATCTCGAGCCGATGCCCTACATCGTGGTCGTCGTCGACGAGATGGCCGACCTGATGATGGTCGCCGGCAAGGACATTGAAGGGGCGATCCAGCGTCTTGCCCAGATGGCCCGTGCCGCTGGCATCCACCTCATCATGGCCACCCAGCGCCCATCGGTCGATGTCATCACCGGCACGATCAAGGCAAACTTCCCGACCCGCATGTCCTTCCAGGTCACCTCCAAGATCGACAGCCGCACGATCCTTGGCGAAATGGGTGCAGAACAGCTGCTCGGTATGGGCGACATGCTCTATATGGCTGGTGGCGGGCGCATCCAGCGCGTCCACGGCGCCTTCATTTCTGATGAGGAAGTCGAAGAGATCGTCAATCACCTCAAGCGGCAAGGCACACCTGACTATCTCGAAGCGGTGACCGAGGAAACCGATGATGATCCGGTCGCCGGTGCATCAAGCGGTGGCGGTGGTGGCGGCAGCGACGCCGAGACCCTATATGACAAGGCGGTCGACATCGTCATCCGCGATCGCAAGGCCTCGACCAGCTACATCCAGCGTCGACTGTCCATTGGCTACAACCGGGCCGCGACCCTTATCGAGCAGATGGAAAATGAAGGGGTCATCAGCGCCGCCAACCATGCCGGCAAGCGCGAGGTTCTGGTCCCAGAAGAAGGCGCAACGATGTAG
- a CDS encoding aminotransferase class I/II-fold pyridoxal phosphate-dependent enzyme, which translates to MRFIRSERLIARMQDERSPFQKLADLLCDIVPANHDRTAPINMTIGEPGHAYPAFIPDVIIDNKADFGRYPPMRGTDDFRKAVEDWLNGRYDLGGLPLGEKNILPLNGTREGLFHAVIGARDWARFHFGKRLVNPAVLLPNPFYHTYIGAARAIEAEPVFLNGTPETGFLPDLDALAEDTKLLDRTVAFFYASPANPQGNAADIATWKKLIALARKHDFLILADECYSELYRETPPAGILEACEGDFSHVVTFHSLSKRSNLPGLRCGFAAGDPAFLTEWTKYRNLVAPQVSMPLQAAGAAAYRDEEHVIENRRLYNEKFDCVDRILGKDLPHDIPLAGFFLWLDVSAFGDDVSVTEKLWREVGVRVIPGSYLARPDISETNPGDGFLRIALVGTLEETKDAMTRLRACLIG; encoded by the coding sequence ATGCGATTCATACGCTCGGAAAGGCTCATTGCGCGCATGCAAGACGAACGATCCCCCTTCCAGAAATTGGCAGATCTTCTGTGCGATATCGTACCGGCAAACCACGACCGTACGGCTCCGATCAACATGACGATCGGCGAGCCCGGCCACGCCTATCCCGCTTTCATTCCCGACGTGATCATCGACAACAAGGCCGATTTCGGGCGTTACCCGCCGATGCGCGGCACCGATGACTTCCGCAAGGCAGTAGAAGACTGGCTCAACGGGCGCTATGACCTTGGCGGTCTGCCCCTTGGCGAGAAAAACATCCTCCCGCTCAATGGCACCCGTGAAGGCCTGTTTCATGCAGTGATCGGCGCCCGCGACTGGGCCCGGTTCCATTTCGGCAAGCGGCTCGTCAATCCGGCGGTTCTGCTGCCCAACCCCTTCTATCACACCTATATCGGTGCAGCCCGTGCGATCGAGGCGGAACCGGTGTTCCTCAACGGCACCCCCGAGACCGGGTTCCTGCCCGACCTTGATGCTCTGGCCGAGGACACCAAACTGCTCGACCGCACAGTTGCCTTCTTCTATGCCTCACCGGCCAATCCGCAAGGCAACGCGGCCGACATTGCAACATGGAAGAAACTCATCGCCCTTGCGCGCAAGCATGATTTCCTCATCCTTGCCGACGAATGCTATTCCGAGCTTTATCGCGAAACGCCTCCGGCGGGGATTTTAGAGGCCTGCGAAGGCGATTTCAGCCACGTCGTCACCTTCCATTCCCTGTCCAAGCGCTCCAATCTGCCCGGACTGCGCTGCGGTTTTGCTGCCGGTGATCCAGCCTTCCTCACCGAATGGACGAAATATCGCAATCTCGTTGCTCCACAGGTATCCATGCCGTTGCAGGCCGCCGGAGCCGCCGCTTACCGCGACGAAGAGCATGTCATCGAGAACCGGCGCCTCTACAACGAGAAATTCGATTGTGTCGACCGCATTTTGGGCAAGGATCTGCCCCATGACATTCCGCTGGCCGGATTCTTCCTCTGGCTCGACGTGAGCGCCTTCGGCGATGATGTCAGCGTGACGGAGAAGCTCTGGCGCGAGGTTGGTGTACGGGTGATTCCCGGCTCTTATCTGGCCCGCCCGGATATCAGCGAAACCAACCCGGGCGATGGTTTCCTGCGCATCGCACTGGTTGGTACGCTCGAAGAGACCAAGGACGCGATGACACGCCTCCGAGCCTGCCTGATCGGTTGA